One Akkermansiaceae bacterium genomic region harbors:
- a CDS encoding CTP synthase, with the protein MPQPTKYIFVTGGVVSSLGKGLAAASLGTLLEHRGLSVILQKFDPYLNVDPGTMSPFQHGEVYVLDDGAETDLDLGHYERFTNCTLTRFNNLTSGQVFENVIRKERKGEYLGKTVQFIPHCTDEIKARINDVALRSDADVIITEIGGTVGDIEGHLFLEALRQFSLDVGRDNVCFIHVTLLPKIRAAGEIKTKPTQQSVAKLREIGIQPDIIVCRTEHDLDEDNRCKIAMFCNVERKNVVAFRDVAHTIYECPIDLRRDKLDRLVTDRLGLESKTPDLHEWQDFVDHIINPTHEIKIAVVGKYIELQDAYKSIYESLTHAGAAHDTRVVVERVEAEAIEKDGAAAHLEGMDGILIPGGFGDRGTEGKILTAKYARENNVPYFGICLGMQIATIEFARNACGLENANSTEFDKDTPHPVISLQEEQQGINDMGATMRLGASDSKILPGTKAEKLYGTDTISERHRHRYEFNPAYRKQIEAAGLIVSAVSDPEGLVEIVEIADHPFFIGAQFHPEFQSKPNHPHPIFAGFVAAALARK; encoded by the coding sequence ATGCCCCAGCCTACCAAATATATCTTTGTCACCGGTGGTGTCGTCTCGTCACTCGGAAAAGGACTCGCAGCCGCCTCACTGGGCACCCTGCTTGAACACCGCGGGCTGTCCGTCATCCTGCAGAAATTCGACCCCTACCTCAATGTCGACCCCGGCACCATGTCGCCATTCCAACACGGCGAGGTCTATGTGCTCGACGACGGTGCAGAGACCGATCTCGACCTCGGCCACTACGAGCGCTTCACCAACTGCACCCTGACCCGCTTTAACAACCTGACCTCCGGACAGGTCTTTGAAAACGTGATCCGCAAAGAGCGAAAAGGAGAATATCTTGGTAAAACCGTCCAGTTCATCCCGCACTGCACCGATGAGATCAAGGCGCGTATCAATGACGTCGCGCTACGCTCTGATGCGGATGTCATCATCACCGAGATTGGCGGGACCGTGGGTGACATCGAAGGTCACTTGTTCCTGGAGGCACTCCGCCAGTTTTCCCTCGATGTCGGGCGCGACAACGTCTGTTTCATTCACGTCACCCTGTTGCCCAAAATCCGGGCAGCCGGTGAGATCAAAACCAAACCCACCCAGCAGTCCGTTGCCAAGCTCCGTGAAATCGGTATCCAGCCCGATATCATCGTATGCCGGACCGAGCATGACCTCGACGAAGACAACCGCTGCAAAATCGCCATGTTCTGTAACGTCGAGAGGAAAAACGTCGTGGCATTCCGAGATGTCGCCCACACCATCTATGAGTGCCCCATCGACTTGCGCCGGGACAAACTCGATCGCCTCGTCACCGATCGGCTAGGCCTGGAATCCAAGACACCCGATCTCCACGAGTGGCAGGATTTTGTCGATCATATCATCAACCCAACCCACGAAATCAAAATCGCTGTGGTTGGTAAATACATCGAACTTCAAGACGCTTACAAATCGATCTACGAATCCCTGACTCACGCTGGAGCGGCCCATGACACCCGTGTGGTGGTCGAGCGTGTGGAGGCGGAAGCCATTGAGAAAGACGGGGCCGCCGCCCACCTTGAAGGTATGGATGGCATCCTCATCCCAGGGGGCTTTGGCGACCGGGGCACCGAGGGAAAAATCCTCACCGCCAAATACGCCCGCGAAAACAACGTGCCCTACTTTGGCATCTGCCTCGGCATGCAGATCGCCACCATTGAATTTGCCCGCAATGCCTGCGGCTTGGAAAATGCCAACTCCACTGAATTCGACAAGGACACGCCCCACCCGGTGATCTCCCTGCAAGAGGAACAGCAAGGGATCAATGACATGGGCGCCACCATGCGTCTCGGAGCCAGCGACTCCAAAATCCTCCCCGGAACCAAAGCCGAAAAATTATACGGCACCGACACCATCAGTGAGCGCCATCGCCACCGCTATGAGTTCAACCCCGCCTACCGTAAGCAGATCGAAGCGGCCGGGCTCATCGTCAGCGCCGTCTCTGACCCCGAAGGCCTGGTGGAAATCGTCGAGATCGCCGACCATCCGTTTTTCATCGGTGCCCAGTTCCACCCCGAGTTCCAGTCGAAACCCAACCACCCACACCCGATTTTCGCCGGCTTCGTCGCCGCCGCGCTAGCTAGAAAATAA
- a CDS encoding DUF4190 domain-containing protein, with protein MMSPQAPAVLPPQPRQTSGLAITSLICGVASFVLLVIPAIVAIICGHVARSRIKKSHGALQGKGLALAGLICGYASLFLITATITTIVYNVNESKRVKAEQVAEEIRRGKEIHQLLLKYEADHGHFPPTLQELEDKGYCPSIKSLQTIQGKNWTYYHSQSSKSDPNMLILWGHDTDVIIYVDGTTDRAQSYSAHMTALSRMRHNDYVNE; from the coding sequence ATGATGTCCCCCCAAGCTCCAGCCGTCCTCCCGCCACAACCCAGACAGACCTCCGGTCTTGCTATTACCAGCCTGATTTGTGGTGTCGCCTCGTTCGTGCTCCTGGTAATCCCCGCCATTGTCGCCATCATCTGCGGGCATGTCGCCCGCTCCAGAATCAAAAAGTCCCATGGGGCATTGCAAGGCAAAGGTCTGGCACTCGCTGGTCTCATCTGCGGTTACGCCAGCCTTTTTCTAATCACAGCGACGATTACCACCATCGTCTACAACGTGAATGAATCCAAGCGGGTCAAGGCCGAGCAAGTTGCCGAGGAGATCAGGCGGGGAAAGGAAATCCATCAGTTGCTTCTGAAATATGAAGCCGACCATGGTCATTTCCCCCCCACCCTTCAAGAACTAGAGGACAAAGGCTATTGCCCCTCGATCAAAAGTCTGCAAACCATCCAGGGAAAAAACTGGACCTACTACCACAGCCAGAGCTCAAAATCTGATCCCAACATGTTAATACTCTGGGGTCATGACACCGATGTGATCATCTATGTGGACGGAACCACCGATAGAGCCCAAAGCTATTCCGCCCACATGACCGCCCTATCCCGGATGAGGCACAATGATTACGTGAACGAGTGA
- a CDS encoding DUF302 domain-containing protein, whose product MYYIAETAKSFEQASADLEVSVKDNQFGVLHIHDLGATLRSKGIDFTEECRVFEVCNPGQAAKVLATDMRLNMALPCRISVYTEKGKTMLGLIKPEQMLAALSDDPTLIQVAKEVEAQTIKMIDEAK is encoded by the coding sequence ATGTATTACATCGCCGAAACAGCCAAATCCTTTGAACAGGCGTCCGCCGACCTCGAGGTGTCCGTCAAAGATAACCAGTTCGGAGTTCTCCACATCCACGACCTCGGCGCGACCTTGCGCAGCAAAGGTATCGATTTTACCGAGGAATGCCGCGTCTTTGAAGTCTGCAACCCCGGACAAGCCGCCAAGGTATTGGCCACCGACATGCGACTCAATATGGCGCTGCCCTGCCGGATATCAGTCTACACGGAAAAAGGCAAAACCATGCTCGGACTGATCAAACCCGAACAGATGCTGGCTGCCCTGTCTGATGATCCCACCCTGATCCAAGTCGCCAAAGAGGTGGAGGCCCAGACCATCAAGATGATCGACGAGGCGAAGTGA
- a CDS encoding RidA family protein: MTIEEKITSLGYTLPEAPAPAGSYVNCVRSGNLLFLAGGIPPLDDDTFLGKVPTDTSVETAQEAARVITLNRLAVVKAEIGDLDKVTRIVNVGGFVNSEPDFYQHPAVINGCSDLLVEIFGDKGVHSRTAMGAAALPLNVSVEINMVVEVE, translated from the coding sequence ATGACGATCGAAGAAAAAATCACCTCTCTCGGCTACACTCTCCCTGAAGCTCCCGCCCCGGCCGGCTCATACGTCAACTGCGTCAGGTCCGGCAACCTGCTCTTTCTCGCCGGAGGTATCCCACCCCTCGACGATGACACCTTCCTCGGTAAAGTGCCTACTGACACATCCGTCGAAACCGCCCAGGAAGCAGCCCGTGTGATCACTCTCAACCGCCTCGCCGTCGTGAAGGCTGAGATCGGCGATCTCGATAAAGTCACCCGCATCGTCAATGTGGGGGGCTTCGTCAATTCCGAGCCGGATTTCTATCAGCACCCCGCCGTCATCAACGGCTGCTCGGACCTGCTTGTTGAAATTTTCGGTGACAAGGGCGTCCACTCACGCACTGCCATGGGGGCCGCCGCCCTGCCGCTGAACGTCTCGGTGGAAATCAATATGGTTGTCGAAGTCGAGTGA
- the kdsB gene encoding 3-deoxy-manno-octulosonate cytidylyltransferase: protein MASSGKHLTLGIIPARWASTRFPGKPLHPIAGKPLVQHVWERCQQCHNLGAVVIATDDQRIYDAATQFGAHAVMTSENHPTGTDRIAEAAAAFPESAYLINIQGDEPLIDPALIDQLATALHQDSGVSMATAANPISDEELINDPNVVKCVLALNGDALYFSRSPLPYRRSPCPQLQLYRHKGIYAYRRDFLEKFITWPPSPLELTESLEQLRALENGARIKVLITNDESPGVDTMEQAQQIEDLLR from the coding sequence GTGGCCTCATCTGGAAAACATCTTACTCTCGGTATCATCCCAGCTCGCTGGGCTTCAACACGCTTCCCCGGCAAACCGCTTCATCCCATCGCTGGGAAACCGCTTGTCCAGCACGTCTGGGAACGTTGTCAGCAGTGTCACAACCTGGGTGCGGTGGTGATAGCCACCGATGACCAGCGGATTTACGACGCAGCCACCCAGTTTGGTGCCCATGCGGTGATGACCTCTGAAAATCACCCGACGGGTACGGATCGCATCGCCGAGGCCGCCGCCGCATTTCCTGAGTCCGCCTACCTGATTAATATCCAGGGCGACGAACCGCTGATCGATCCTGCGTTGATTGATCAACTCGCCACAGCTCTTCATCAGGACAGCGGTGTCTCCATGGCAACGGCCGCCAACCCGATCAGCGACGAAGAGCTCATCAACGATCCCAATGTGGTGAAGTGTGTTCTAGCACTCAACGGAGATGCCCTCTATTTCTCCCGCAGCCCGCTGCCGTACCGCCGGTCCCCATGCCCGCAACTCCAGCTCTACCGGCACAAGGGCATCTACGCCTACCGTCGTGATTTCCTGGAAAAATTCATCACCTGGCCCCCCTCCCCACTCGAACTCACGGAATCCCTCGAACAACTCCGTGCCCTCGAAAACGGTGCCCGTATCAAAGTCCTCATCACCAACGACGAATCCCCCGGCGTCGACACCATGGAACAAGCTCAACAAATCGAAGATTTGCTCCGATAA
- a CDS encoding cbb3-type cytochrome c oxidase subunit II: MDHVYLGAGLGTGLAYMLSNLPWIFQATPSARCYLTAAAVLLLGLLPIHPVTGKSGRGKARSMRLFLVGVVCFTMLVWLDSAAFYIIQHNQEIKLGTWGESYLWRNAIVHLLVAVFSGWLLLRGRIILVLASAFALLGVAGLMASEDGLRSIAGYLYPAGVSLYSVALILYPAVWLGQQGATLRAVVLFAVAGWLGSAMGIGMAQDLNKVPEAFVVVAGIVMIFPAVWCVIKDRKREVIVCGMVAILCVAWLSLSKKSGPSNENDPISLGREVYISEGCIHCHSRYVRPETRDVTLWGPARDLGTITRESPVIIGNRRQGPDLLQVGLRRSKGWMRQHFIDPKSLSPHSTMPSYAHLFEDERGDALVEFLAAFDEDDFAKRQQTIHRWAPASSTRAKSADRGQELYSSHCMSCHGGQGRGDGVLAGLWAKPPANLVDGPFAFTSVDDGGLMLARVIKFGIPGTDMPGHELLSDSDVKTLVDYVRILRTK; encoded by the coding sequence ATGGATCATGTCTATCTCGGCGCAGGTCTGGGAACAGGTCTGGCCTACATGCTGAGCAATCTGCCCTGGATTTTTCAAGCCACTCCATCTGCGCGGTGTTATCTAACGGCTGCGGCTGTGCTCTTGTTGGGGTTGCTTCCTATCCATCCGGTCACTGGCAAGTCGGGTAGGGGGAAGGCCAGGAGCATGCGGCTGTTTCTGGTCGGGGTGGTTTGTTTTACCATGCTTGTCTGGCTGGATTCGGCGGCGTTTTATATCATCCAGCACAATCAGGAAATCAAGCTGGGCACCTGGGGTGAGTCCTATCTCTGGAGGAATGCCATCGTGCATTTGTTGGTCGCCGTATTTTCCGGCTGGTTGTTATTACGTGGCCGGATCATCCTGGTGTTAGCCTCGGCCTTTGCCCTGCTGGGGGTTGCCGGGTTGATGGCCTCGGAGGATGGACTCAGGTCGATTGCCGGGTATTTGTACCCTGCGGGGGTGTCGTTGTATTCGGTGGCGTTGATTCTTTACCCGGCGGTGTGGTTAGGGCAGCAAGGAGCCACGCTGCGAGCGGTTGTGTTGTTTGCCGTCGCCGGCTGGCTCGGCTCGGCCATGGGGATCGGTATGGCCCAGGATTTGAATAAGGTGCCTGAAGCCTTCGTGGTCGTCGCAGGTATCGTGATGATTTTTCCCGCCGTGTGGTGTGTTATCAAAGATCGCAAACGAGAGGTGATCGTGTGTGGTATGGTCGCTATTTTGTGTGTGGCATGGTTGTCATTGAGTAAAAAATCAGGGCCCTCAAACGAGAACGATCCCATTTCCTTGGGACGTGAAGTGTATATCAGTGAAGGTTGCATCCATTGTCACTCGCGTTATGTGCGACCGGAGACAAGGGATGTTACCCTGTGGGGGCCTGCCCGGGATCTCGGCACGATCACCAGGGAGTCGCCGGTGATCATCGGGAACAGACGCCAGGGGCCGGATTTACTGCAAGTGGGGCTACGTCGGTCCAAAGGATGGATGCGACAGCACTTTATCGATCCCAAATCACTCAGCCCTCACAGTACCATGCCCAGCTATGCACACTTGTTTGAAGATGAGCGCGGGGATGCCTTGGTCGAGTTTCTGGCTGCTTTCGACGAAGATGATTTCGCCAAGCGGCAGCAAACAATCCATCGTTGGGCACCGGCATCAAGCACCCGCGCAAAGTCGGCGGATCGTGGACAGGAACTCTACAGCAGTCACTGTATGTCTTGCCATGGCGGGCAGGGCAGGGGGGATGGAGTGCTTGCAGGCCTGTGGGCAAAGCCGCCAGCCAATCTGGTTGATGGCCCGTTTGCCTTTACCTCTGTCGATGACGGCGGACTCATGCTCGCCCGTGTGATCAAGTTTGGCATCCCCGGAACAGACATGCCGGGACACGAGCTGTTATCGGACTCCGATGTGAAAACATTGGTCGATTATGTTAGGATTCTCAGAACAAAATAA
- a CDS encoding methyltransferase domain-containing protein, with the protein MVDVYTIEGSLIAKAHACVAAIVLPGDRVVDATLGNGHDALFLARCVGEYGKVIGFDVQRAAIDSSRQRLTESGINDAVYELHLASHSELSKHVSGELSAVMFNLGYLPGGDKTQITQVDSTLKALGDALVKLKQGGLLTVMCYPGHAGGDDEADAVKSFFTDPPHAVGLGFDCRVSLYQRDGAVATTPFLLVAQKAVGS; encoded by the coding sequence ATGGTGGATGTCTACACCATAGAAGGAAGTTTGATCGCCAAGGCGCACGCGTGTGTTGCGGCGATCGTGTTACCGGGTGATAGGGTTGTCGATGCTACCTTGGGAAACGGGCACGATGCCTTGTTTCTTGCCCGCTGTGTAGGCGAGTATGGGAAGGTGATTGGCTTTGATGTGCAGCGTGCCGCGATTGACTCTAGTCGGCAAAGGCTAACAGAGTCGGGTATCAATGATGCAGTGTATGAGCTTCATTTGGCAAGTCATTCCGAGCTATCGAAACATGTTTCCGGTGAGCTTTCTGCCGTGATGTTCAATCTTGGTTACCTCCCGGGGGGCGATAAGACTCAAATAACGCAGGTCGACTCAACCCTCAAGGCGTTAGGCGATGCGTTGGTGAAATTGAAACAAGGGGGGCTTCTCACGGTCATGTGCTATCCCGGTCATGCGGGGGGGGATGACGAGGCGGATGCCGTGAAATCATTTTTCACAGATCCCCCCCATGCAGTCGGCCTTGGATTCGATTGCAGGGTTTCACTCTATCAACGCGATGGTGCCGTGGCTACCACGCCATTTTTGTTGGTGGCACAAAAAGCGGTCGGCTCCTGA
- a CDS encoding FAD-binding oxidoreductase: protein MKVDFLIIGQGIAGSTLALELLNREKSVLVVDRQDAGSSTRVAAGLVTPLTGKGMNPAWRQEEYLPKAVAYYHALEKVSGRRLYRKTPVVRLFSSEKERDKWQEKARDHDQWAFEMARVEGPFKLGLGGIEMSQGAWLDTLAFLQVVKDKLIDSGAWRDGEFAEDDVAFEDDMVRWQDVFAGKIILCQGAYGLSGVDGYNGWFSHIPHRSAKGEVLSLWVGGLDETKRYHCNGWLAPREGGMWKAGANYDWNHLNSIPTEAGKNEVITKLRTWLDEGDVPMEVIGHEAGVRPIIRNSRPLIGFHPAMPQVGFFNGLGSKGTLMAPAVAEHFAQHLCGECDLDGDLSLASFETPDWA from the coding sequence ATGAAAGTCGATTTTCTAATCATTGGCCAAGGGATTGCCGGGAGCACATTAGCGCTGGAATTACTCAACCGTGAAAAGTCCGTCTTGGTGGTGGACCGTCAGGACGCGGGTTCATCGACGAGGGTGGCGGCTGGGCTGGTCACCCCGTTAACAGGAAAGGGCATGAACCCGGCGTGGCGCCAGGAGGAATACTTGCCCAAGGCGGTGGCGTATTACCATGCCCTGGAAAAAGTGAGTGGCAGGCGGCTGTATCGGAAAACGCCCGTGGTCCGTTTGTTCAGCTCGGAAAAGGAGCGCGATAAGTGGCAAGAAAAAGCCCGTGATCACGATCAGTGGGCGTTTGAGATGGCGCGAGTCGAAGGGCCGTTCAAACTCGGGCTGGGTGGGATTGAAATGTCGCAGGGTGCCTGGCTCGATACCCTGGCTTTCCTTCAGGTGGTGAAAGATAAACTCATTGATTCAGGCGCATGGAGGGACGGTGAGTTTGCGGAGGACGATGTAGCCTTTGAAGACGATATGGTTAGATGGCAGGATGTTTTTGCGGGGAAAATCATTCTTTGCCAGGGAGCCTACGGTCTGTCGGGTGTCGACGGCTACAACGGTTGGTTCAGTCATATTCCCCATCGCAGTGCCAAGGGAGAGGTTCTCAGCCTGTGGGTTGGTGGGCTTGATGAAACGAAGCGTTACCATTGCAACGGTTGGCTGGCACCGCGGGAAGGGGGCATGTGGAAGGCCGGGGCGAACTACGATTGGAATCATTTGAATTCGATTCCGACTGAAGCAGGAAAAAACGAGGTGATCACAAAATTAAGGACATGGCTGGACGAGGGGGATGTGCCGATGGAGGTGATCGGGCACGAGGCGGGAGTTCGTCCCATCATACGTAACAGCCGCCCGTTGATAGGATTTCACCCTGCGATGCCGCAGGTAGGATTTTTTAACGGTTTGGGATCAAAAGGCACTTTGATGGCTCCGGCTGTGGCAGAGCATTTTGCGCAGCACCTATGCGGTGAGTGTGATCTTGATGGGGATCTTTCACTGGCGAGTTTTGAAACACCCGACTGGGCCTGA
- a CDS encoding metal-dependent hydrolase — MDSLTQAVVGAAVGELILGKKLGWRGAAWGAFFGTLPDLDIVALPFLDAAAGIRWHRGISHSILVMILASLVLAKPLARRYQARGVVPREMAWMVFWAWSTHSLVDCFTTYGTQVFDPFSNYRLAMNVFFIVDPLFTLPLLVGIVKALRLDVKDYLKRRRIMTWAIELSCLYLAFGFAMKEWAGREMQRGLAGRIPGAELVAVAPSSFNTILWRGLIETEKGYYLTYWSPFDVGHATYQYIPKNRELASRFEGDETLDALKWFSRGHWVAREGDDGTLVIVDMRFTEIRDPRHGVMQPIFQWHMSRDSEGRTLAPMLRPLGVNYPAAIALVWQRIWGGREGWEAVDGF, encoded by the coding sequence GTGGACTCCCTGACTCAAGCTGTCGTAGGCGCAGCGGTCGGTGAGCTGATCCTTGGAAAAAAACTCGGCTGGCGCGGTGCCGCCTGGGGGGCTTTTTTCGGGACGCTTCCCGACCTCGATATCGTGGCGCTGCCATTTTTGGATGCAGCGGCGGGAATCCGCTGGCACCGGGGGATATCGCATTCAATCCTCGTGATGATCCTGGCGAGCCTGGTGCTGGCGAAACCCTTGGCCAGGCGTTACCAGGCGCGGGGAGTCGTGCCCAGGGAAATGGCATGGATGGTATTCTGGGCATGGAGCACCCACTCGTTGGTCGATTGTTTTACCACCTATGGGACGCAGGTTTTTGACCCCTTTTCCAACTACCGGCTGGCGATGAATGTTTTTTTTATCGTCGACCCCTTGTTCACCTTGCCACTGCTGGTTGGGATTGTGAAAGCGCTCCGACTGGACGTAAAGGACTACTTGAAACGCAGACGTATCATGACCTGGGCCATCGAGTTATCCTGCCTCTACCTCGCTTTCGGCTTTGCCATGAAAGAATGGGCCGGCCGGGAGATGCAAAGGGGACTCGCCGGGAGAATCCCCGGTGCTGAGTTGGTCGCCGTTGCCCCCAGTTCATTCAACACGATCCTGTGGCGTGGTTTGATCGAGACGGAAAAGGGGTATTATCTGACCTATTGGTCGCCATTTGATGTGGGGCATGCGACTTATCAATATATCCCCAAAAACCGCGAGCTGGCCAGCCGCTTCGAAGGTGATGAGACCCTGGACGCCTTAAAGTGGTTTTCCCGTGGGCACTGGGTAGCGCGCGAGGGCGATGATGGCACCCTGGTGATCGTCGATATGCGGTTCACCGAAATCCGCGACCCCCGCCACGGGGTCATGCAACCTATTTTCCAGTGGCACATGAGCCGCGACAGCGAAGGCCGGACCCTGGCACCGATGTTGAGACCCCTGGGTGTGAACTACCCGGCCGCCATTGCCCTGGTCTGGCAACGCATCTGGGGCGGGCGTGAAGGCTGGGAGGCTGTGGACGGGTTTTAA